From a single Thermoanaerobaculia bacterium genomic region:
- a CDS encoding pre-peptidase C-terminal domain-containing protein, with product MTSRNYVLIGLLFTVLLLSTLLPAATGGPDSYGYMWRDTADGATYSWIEIASSGFDLDLIDDELSTPQTLSFQFNFYGTNYNQIKISSNGWITFDTNETSSWAGNYGIPGVDGPPLMVAAFWDDLDPPTLPGEVYFEDFGTYAVIQWDDVEKYLTNTYNTFEIILYDSGTIKLQYQTVDSLQNSCTVGIENTAEDDGLECLYNGTGVTLSDSYAIEFYTGISVIDCTGATSISCGDTLTNITSSFSDVITDYGCNGTTYDGDEEVFEFVLATEANVTITISHGGGERLDVFLLSDCNEVTNCIAWGDNSITATQLSAGTYYIVVDGERNGDTGPFDISVDCDATCSINCSSSCDIPIFTEDFDAGLPGTWTIQDSGDSTDTWFEDDVSDPSGCGSINPASPLSGIWMAVDSDCYGDGIRMQEGLRSPRINCTTGGPFSEIHLTFDHYYRHSSSDTALVQARSSNTGDVWQTVQTWNASTTNPAAVDIDIFRR from the coding sequence CCTTTCGACTTTATTACCGGCAGCGACGGGGGGCCCGGACTCTTACGGGTACATGTGGCGTGATACGGCAGATGGGGCAACGTACTCCTGGATTGAAATTGCTTCATCAGGATTTGACCTGGATCTGATCGACGACGAGCTCAGCACGCCCCAGACACTAAGTTTCCAGTTTAATTTCTATGGTACCAACTATAACCAGATCAAGATCAGTTCCAACGGCTGGATTACATTTGATACCAATGAGACAAGTTCCTGGGCGGGAAATTACGGGATACCAGGAGTGGACGGCCCTCCGCTCATGGTGGCGGCCTTCTGGGATGACCTGGATCCCCCGACGCTTCCAGGCGAGGTGTACTTCGAGGATTTCGGCACTTACGCCGTTATTCAATGGGATGATGTAGAGAAATATTTAACCAACACCTACAACACTTTTGAAATTATTCTCTACGATTCAGGTACGATCAAGCTTCAGTACCAGACAGTTGATTCCCTCCAAAACAGCTGCACAGTCGGAATCGAAAATACGGCGGAGGATGATGGGCTCGAATGTCTCTACAACGGAACCGGAGTGACCTTAAGCGACAGTTATGCAATCGAGTTTTACACAGGGATTTCAGTCATTGACTGCACCGGCGCCACCTCCATTTCGTGCGGCGATACGTTAACCAATATCACTTCAAGCTTCAGCGATGTCATCACGGATTACGGCTGTAACGGCACGACGTACGACGGGGACGAAGAAGTATTCGAATTTGTGCTCGCTACCGAGGCCAATGTCACGATTACGATCTCTCACGGTGGCGGGGAGAGGCTCGACGTCTTTCTCCTTTCCGACTGCAATGAAGTGACAAACTGCATCGCCTGGGGGGACAACTCGATCACGGCAACCCAGCTGTCCGCTGGAACGTACTATATCGTCGTAGATGGTGAAAGGAACGGGGACACCGGTCCCTTCGATATTTCCGTGGACTGTGACGCAACATGCTCCATTAACTGCAGCAGTTCCTGTGACATCCCCATCTTTACTGAAGATTTTGATGCAGGTCTCCCGGGCACATGGACCATTCAGGACAGCGGTGACAGTACGGACACCTGGTTTGAGGATGATGTCAGCGATCCTTCCGGCTGCGGAAGCATTAATCCTGCCTCCCCTCTCTCCGGCATCTGGATGGCTGTGGATTCGGATTGTTACGGTGATGGTATCCGTATGCAGGAAGGATTACGTTCGCCCCGTATCAACTGCACCACCGGCGGACCCTTTAGCGAGATCCATCTAACCTTCGACCACTACTACCGTCATTCCTCGAGCGACACAGCATTAGTACAGGCCAGGTCGTCTAATACCGGCGACGTATGGCAAACCGTCCAGACATGGAATGCCTCGACCACTAATCCGGCGGCCGTGGATATCGATATATTTCGACGATAG